In a single window of the Trichoderma breve strain T069 chromosome 6, whole genome shotgun sequence genome:
- a CDS encoding peroxidase, family 2 domain-containing protein translates to MKFLLSLVGISTLSNIGAAQLLGLPPIFDAFDPKFDDWQPAGPDDSRGPCPGLNSLANHGFLPHSGKNITVIDIVRGTYLGLGLSPEASVAVGVAELIKSYRLAAFDLHELSNHGFVEHDCSLSRADFGDGNNNDFNETIWSARDLFDIAHNPNQQCGARSIAVGALENGLLIQSLGGKPPLEWVRSIFEQQRIPTNLGFRPEPIVLNNLAGITAVGLTSLVSQPNLTYLLGNTVIKTPADLLAEVFPVKEYDLTYILEVLGLAGFPSVDLSFLTGA, encoded by the exons ATGAagtttcttctctctctagTGGGAATTTCCACTTTGAGCAACATtggagctgctcaacttcTTGGCCTTCCTCCTATCTTCGATGCATTTGACCCCAAGTTCGACGACTGGCAGCCTGCAGGCCCCGATGACT CTCGTGGACCTTGTCCCGGCCTCAATTCACTTGCCAACCATGGTTTCTTACCTCACAGCGGCAAAAATATTACCGTAATCGACATTGTTCGCGGAACCTACTTGGGACTTGGTCTCTCGCCAGAGGCTTCTGTCGCTGTGGGCGTAGCTGAGCTCATCAAGTCATACAGACTGGCCGCCTTCGACCTCCATGAGCTATCCAACCATGGATTTGTCGAGCATGACTGCAGTTTATCAAGAGCAGACTTTGGAGATGGCAATAACAATGACTTTAACGAAACAATCTG GTCGGCAAGAGATCTATTTGATATTGCCCACAACCCCAACCAACAATGCGGCGCCCGTTCTATTGCAGTTGGCGCCTTGGAGAACGGTCTCCTGATACAGAGTCTTGGGGGTAAACCTCCACTCGAATGGGTTCGAAGCATATTTGAGCAGCAGAGAATCCCAACCAACCTCGGATTCCGTCCTGAACCTATCGTACTAAACAATCTCGCCGGGATCACCGCTGTTGGTCTGACATCACTCGTGTCTCAGCCCAATTTAACGTATCTCCTGGGTAATACAGTCATTAAAACTCCAGCG GATCTCTTGGCTGAGGTGTTCCCTGTCAAAGAGTATGATTTGACTTACATTCTGGAGGTTCTTGGCTTGGCGGGCTTTCCTTCCGTTGATCTATCTTTTTTGACAGGAGCATGA
- a CDS encoding caffeine-induced death protein 2 domain-containing protein: MSQPPGQPRLSPQFCFSFGTLRDFLRLSRSSIDDSITQNLNALVTPARTGFDPSSTSKRAPRSFAEPIDPEACQSFKEKVLFPSWKARAEVLSYCGIVATSPDPDDPEATILELEKQRDRERIVDERLDPYSGRFFPREARTQSLAILMRQERAVENIVRSRTWDVIQGRCGTSSQSWQDAMSNWEAAQKLSKGDGNPASS; the protein is encoded by the exons ATGTCGCAGCCTCCCGGACAGCCTCGCCTTTCACCCCAgttctgcttctcctttggcACGCTTCGTG ATTTCCTGCGGCTGTCTCGATCATCAATAGACGACTCCATCACTCAGAATCTCAATGCTCTGGTAACACCGGCTCGGACGGGTTTCGACCCTAGCTCAACTTCAAAACGTGCCCCGCGATCATTTGCTGAGCCGATCGACCCTGAAGCATGCCAGTCGTTCAAGGAGAAGGTCTTGTTTCCTTCGTGGAAGGCTAGAGCCGAAGTGCTCAGCTATTGCGGGATCGTTGCCACCAGCCCGGACCCCGATGACCCCGAGGCTACCATTTTAGAACTGGAAAAGCAGAGAGACCGCGAGCGGATTGTTGACGAAAGGCTGGATCCGTATTCAGGACGATTCTTCCCCCGAGAAGCTCGCACCCAGTCCCTTGCCATCCTAATGCGACAGGAACGAGCCGTAGAGAATATTGTCCGCAGCAGGACTTGGGATGTCATACAGGGAAGATGCGGTACCTCTAGCCAGAGCTGGCAAGATGCCATGAGCAATTGGGAGGCTGCACAGAAGCTCAGCAAAGGTGATGGCAACCCGGCTTCATCATGA
- a CDS encoding diacylglycerol kinase catalytic domain-containing protein has product MQDPVRLASIENGAKKMVASEAIGMRLGLGGNKTLTIGEKDLVLFDGKGKHTIPLYNVLWAELRDDSLVVDYAAPRKSSLKLQKWTFALPTAEVEAGGPSPETFVSALIAAAYGEAKPRKRAYVLINPNSGPGGAVGKWKKHVKPIFDAARMEMDVVNLSRGGEATELSEKADLDKYDTIMALSGDGTPFEIFNGLGKRPDAAKALAKIAVSHIPCGSGNAFSLNCNGTNDAGLSALAVVKGVVMPLDLVSITQGDRRILSFLSQALGLIAESDLGTENMRWMGNTRFEVGLATRVFKKKSYPFDLSVKLEIEGKEMIKQHYKKYASDSALLNVDAEVAAAGEEGLPKLKYGTVQDEIPGDWQTASHDNIGTFYVGNMAYMSPDANFFTAAVPTDGLMDLVMIPADISPVAVTKALLAVESGKFFDNPHVTYKKISAYRITPRNQQSGYISIDGERIPFEPFQAEIHRGLGRVISKKGVYEAEGPAGWEKA; this is encoded by the exons ATGCAGGACCCCGTACGACTTGCGAGTATTGAGAACGGcgcaaagaagatggtggcctCTGAAGCAATTGGGATGCGCCTGGGTCTTGGGGGAAACAAGACGCTGACGATTGGCGAGAAGGATCTCGTTCTTTTTG ATGGCAAGGGGAAACACACGATTCCGCTGTATAATGTCCTGTGGGCTGAATTGCGTGACGATTCTCTGGTAGTGGACTACGCGGCACCGCGGAAGTCGTCGCTGAAGTTGCAGAAGTGGACGTTTGCACTCCCGACTGCAGAGGTGGAGGCTGGCGGTCCGTCGCCTGAGACGTTTGTGTCGGCGCTCATTGCTGCCGCGTATGGTGAAGCGAAGCCGCGAAAGCGTGCATATGTGCTTATCAACCCGAACTCGGGCCCTGGAGGAGCGGTGGGcaagtggaagaagcatGTCAAGCCAATCTTTGACGCTGCTAGAATGGAAATGGACGTGGTGAACTTGAGCAGGGGCGGAGAGGCGACGGAGCTTTCGGAGAAGGCGGACCTTGACAAGTACGATACCATCATGGCGCTGTCGGGAGATGGAACGCCGTTTGAAATCTTCAATGGGCTCGGGAAGAGACCTGATGCTGCGAAGGCGTTAGCTAAGATTGCTGTGAGCCACATTCCTTGCGGATCGGGCAATGCGTTTTCGCTGAACTGCAACGGCACCAATGATGCTGGACTGTCGGCCCTAGCGGTTGTAAAGGGCgtggtgatgccattggatctTGTGTCCATCACACAAGGCGATCGACGCATCCTCTCGTTCCTGTCCCAGGCTTTGGGGCTCATTGCCGAAAGCGACCTGGGCACGGAAAATATGCGCTGGATGGGCAACACGCGTTTCGAAGTTGGCTTGGCGACGCGCGTtttcaagaagaagtcgtATCCTTTCGACTTGTCTGTCAAGTTGGAGATtgagggcaaggagatgaTCAAGCAGCACTACAAGAAATATGCTTCTGATTCCGCTCTTTTGAACGTGGATGCTGAGGTTGCAGCGGCTGGGGAAGAGGGCTTGCCAAAGCTGAAGTACGGGACGGTCCAAGATGAGATTCCGGGAGACTGGCAGACAGCGTCTCATGACAATATCGGCACCTTTTATGTCGGAAAC ATGGCTTACATGTCACCCGACGCCAACTTCTTCACTGCTGCCGTGCCCACGGATGGTCTTATGGATCTGGTCATGATTCCTGCGGATATCTCACCCGTGGCCGTCACCAAGGCTCTTCTCGCTGTTGAATCGGGCAAATTCTTCGATAACCCTCACGTCACGTACAAGAAGATCTCGGCTTACCGCATCACCCCTCGGAACCAACAGAGCGGCTACATCAGCATCGACGGAGAGCGCATTCCTTTCGAACCGTTCCAAGCGGAGATCCATAGGGGTCTTGGGCGCGTCATCTCGAAGAAGGGAGTGTATGAGGCAGAGGGCCCGGCCGGATGGGAGAAGGCATAG
- a CDS encoding CFEM domain-containing protein: MKNFFALLPAFALLASAHPYFDPRSLKDVTPSHVDPSDNDVSFEHLVKNTTTPGIDSLPSCAIPCIQIAVKSASNCQLDDLPCLCKQRAKIAASAKSCILHTCGAKKTLKKVRPQVQAMCKELDAKEAEKRKAEKKKLKEQEKARKKAEKEQKERDKAQKEAEKKKKKEEEKKRKEKEKEEKRKKKEEAKKKKEEQKEFEKHQKEEEKRLKEEEKKRKKQKEEEEKNGGQSEKRGETDEMCEAEEMKKAEHICEHGDLCKHGELCGHVEMGEIEERGEMKKEPTFTLEKVKAAHTWWKIDKEHPVKGEPF, encoded by the exons atgaagaacttCTTCGCCCTCCTTCCCGCGTTTGCCTTACTGGCATCCGCCCATCCTTACTTCGACCCCAGATCTCTCAAGGATGTTACTCCATCCCATGTTGATCCATCCGACAATGATGTTTCCTTTGAACACCTTGTCAAAAATACCACCACTCCCGGCATCGACAGCCTGCCCTCCTGCGCTATTCCCTGCATCCAAATCGCCGTCAAGTCGGCATCCAACTGCCAGCTTGATGATCTCCCTTGCCTGTGCAAACAGCGCGCAAAGATTGCAGCGTCTGCCAAGAGTTGCATCCTTCACACATGTGGTGCCAAAAAGACCTTGA AAAAGGTCAGGCCCCAAGTGCAGGCCATGTGCAAAGAGTTAGATGCAAAGgaggcagagaaaagaaaagcagaaaagaagaaactaAAGGAGCAGGAAAAAGCCAGAAAGAAGGCTGAAaaggaacaaaaagaaagagataAGGCGCAgaaagaagctgaaaagaagaagaaaaaggaagaagagaagaaacgaaaggaaaaggaaaaggaagagaagaggaagaagaaggaagaagcgaagaaaaagaaggaagagcaaaaagagtTCGAAAAGCAccagaaggaagaagagaagagactgaaggaagaggaaaagaagagaaagaagcaaaaggaagaggaagagaagaacgGGGGACAGAGtgagaagaggggagagacCGATGAAATGTGTGAGGCAGAGGAAATGAAAAAGGCCGAGCATATTTGTGAGCACGGGGACTTGTGTAAGCACGGGGAATTGTGTGGGCACGTGGAAATGGGAGAGATCgaggaaaggggggaaatgAAAAAGGAGCCAACATTCACGCTCGAAAAGGTGAAGGCGGCGCACACTTGGTGGAAGATCGACAAGGAGCACCCTGTGAAAGGCGAGCCATTCTAA
- a CDS encoding phosphotransferase enzyme family domain-containing protein: MVSRFFNCSVPSCERPSVRANGGCDSCNRHLCLTHLSPSLHTCDEEDNIAAEIDRLRSRINDAAVCQLASRLNGGQSCRIEHSSKVGPNALWGSANYHARIRFQDGSPSWLLRVPRVTSFAVGLPVPLADYLIASEYATLKFLETTTVPAPRAFSYGICSDGTDHGVGVAFLLMEELPGRPWTGEGVSSTVATDDEKAKIWSELAEILTELERHPFPKAGSLCFQSSYIEVSAVASDRFGVLTPTGPFHNSTAYYTAFAEQYLELIADGQLYTEFPVDAYLVYRFLKDNVSQLVEQGGEAKSPEKFFLKHVDDKGDHLLVDDDLHITGIIGWQMARVVPPREAFGPSLVTADMNALWTGKFSLSNDDVALTDALRQKGLSWITRRAVDEKARRFFWGLALETKWSNALPLAVAILEAFGIRQDWAQWREMALKEYESDERLRALLSIVIPEIGNGDPAMPTPK, encoded by the exons ATGGTGTCCAGATTCTTTAATTGCTCAGTGCCTAGTTGTGAAAGGCCAAGTGTCAGAGCAAACGGTGGTTGCGATAGCTGTAACCGCCATCTATGCCTCACCCATttgtctccttctcttcataCGTGTGACGAG GAGGACAACATTGCCGCCGAGATCGATCGTCTCCGCTCTCGTATCAACGACGCGGCTGTATGTCAACTTGCGTCCAGACTGAATGGCGGTCAGAGTTGCAGAATTGAACACTCGTCGAAGGTTGGACCGAACGCCCTCTGGGGAAGCGCCAACTATCATGCCCGCATACGCTTCCAAGACGGCTCTCCCTCGTGGCTTCTCCGAGTTCCTCGAGTGACGAGCTTTGCCGTTGGTCTTCCCGTCCCATTAGCGGACTATTTGATAGCCAGCGAGTACGCAACCTTGAAGTTTCTCGAAACCACTACAGTACCAGCTCCTCGGGCCTTCAGTTACGGCATATGCAGTGATGGGACAGACCATGGTGTCGGTgtggcttttcttcttatgGAAGAGCTACCAGGGAGACCCTGGACAGGCGAAGGCGTGTCGAGTACAGTGGCTACTGACGACGAGAAAGCAAAGATCTGGAGTGAACTTGCCGAGATACTGACTGAGCTAGAACGTCATCCCTTTCCTAAAGCTGGATCATTGTGCTTTCAGTCATCTTATATCGAAGTTTCGGCTGTAGCAAGCGACAGATTCGGCGTCCTCACCCCTACTGGGCCATTCCATAATTCTACAGCATATTATACTGCCTTCGCCGAGCAGTACCTGGAGCTGATTGCGGACGGCCAACTCTACACCGAGTTTCCAGTTGATGCGTACCTAGTGTACCGCTTTCTGAAAGACAACGTATCACAGCTAGTCGAACAAGGTGGAGAAGCGAAGTCTCCAGAGAAATTCTTTTTAAAGCACGTTGACGATAAAGGAGACCACTTACTTGTTGACGATGACCTTCACATCACAGGCATTATTGGCTGGCAGATGGCACGTGTTGTGCCACCACGTGAAGCCTTTGGTCCGTCGCTTGTTACTGCCGACATGAATGCATTGTGGACCGGTAAATTTTCGCTCAGTAACGACGATGTTGCTTTGACGGATGCTCTACGGCAAAAGGGCCTCTCTTGGATAACTCGTCGCGCTGTCGATGAGAAAGCCAGGAGGTTCTTCTGGGGGCTGGCCTTGGAAACCAAGTGGTCTAATGCCTTACCTCTGGCAGTTGCAATACTAGAAGCCTTTGGGATCCGACAAGATTGGGCACAGTGGAGAGAGATGGCACTGAAGGAATACGAAAGTGACGAGCGCCTACGTGCCTTGTTGAGCATTGTCATCCCTGAAATCGGCAACGGGGATCCAGCCATGCCAACACCTAAATAA
- a CDS encoding heterokaryon incompatibility protein (HET) domain-containing protein: protein MSFENSEDDLGGKENDVAAISLVSGQAESDTPLYQPLDDRYIRLLKLLPGSGPDPIRIQLQSISLEDPGPYTALSYVWGDAEIDRRTIYSGDTEQLSVTANLFHVLCRFRDVSETRTWWIDALCIDQSSISERNQQVAKARHEYARSKHIIELPGGKTPVYLYSNDLESMKIVANVRDRYASRWVSEDARRHYGSPDSDPKMVTVAYRDLETGEMGETHGGLEYVILALDFDKSRVQKAEKESLPDFCTFLLEAIKPAEFDLTHAQCVGLLHGLDYIASRPYWRRAWVIQEAIVSEKATLVCGKHEIDFDVFCTVYGYGRAMGLDVKNVVLDDVRIFDVRSSLKMLIRQSKQMRDLTLGHLMGVFGGQLATDPRDLIFSLSIDYSLDVQAVFKNAAKHIVDSYPKHRIDNQPRKDYILSFVKFDPSKDTSLPTWIPNWTCNRGASNVLFAEDDPQIDVLIEYDAKVEGDYLVLSGHIVDTVTMSIDIGQDEDFYNEVDLYNIVVEQNLGTRYGSQEARFEAFWRAIVADNPIGMRVINGDDFASLKLESLRSWITLCSENYQKLQQIWPHRLKFRRTLGPMIADMKAKNKQTEKPYSLPPGLLDYVPMETIEELLNQENDPVWSSTEAGAPKQFIITEHGFFGTGLPGVEVGDVVAILAGSGNPWYLRKQGNHFIVIGKGWIHGLMYRDDEYHRRDWSDKIVTILLR from the exons ATGTCCTTCGAGAATTCTGAAGATGATCTGGGCGGCAAAGAAAATGATGTGGCCGCGATATCTTTGGTCAGTGGACAGGCTGAATCTGATACCCCTTTGTATCAACCACTTGACGATCGCTACATCCGTCTATTGAAGCTATTACCGGGCAGTGGTCCCGATCCTATCCGGATCCAACTACAATCCATCTCGCTGGAAGATCCAGGTCCTTATACGGCACTATCGTACGTATGGGGAGATGCCGAAATCGATAGACGGACAATATACTCAGGCGACACGGAGCAGCTGAGTGTGACAGCCAATCTCTTCCATGTTCTCTGTCGCTTTCGCGATGTCTCGGAAACGCGAACATGGTGGATTGATGCACTTTGCATCGATCAGAGTTCCATTTCTGAGAGGAACCAGCAA GTGGCAAAGGCACGGCATGAATATGCCAGATCCAAACATATTATTGAACTACCAGGAGGGAAAACGCCAGTATATTTATACAGCAATGACTTGGAGTCAATGAAGATTGTGGCCAATGTACGGGATCGATATGCTAGTCGGTGGGTATCTGAAGATGCTCGCCGTCACTATGGGTCTCCCGATTCAGATCCTAAGATGGTCACCGTGGCATATCGAGATTTGGAGACGGGAGAAATGGGAGAAACACACGGTGGCCTCGAATATGTTATTCTTGCTCTCGACTTTGACAAGTCTCGCGTTCAAAAAGCTGAAAAGGAAAGCCTTCCCGACTTTTGCACGTTTCTGTTAGAAGCTATAAAGCCCGCGGAATTTGATCTGACGCATGCTCAATGTGTTGGACTCCTGCATGGCTTGGACTATATCGCATCTAGGCCATATTGGCGACGAGCCTGGGTCATCCAAGAGGCTATTGTTTCCGAGAAGGCTACCTTGGTCTGTGGAAAACATGAAATCGACTTTGATGTATTTTGTACGGTCTATGGATACGGACGCGCAATGGGGCTAGATGTGAAAAATGTCGTTTTGGATGACGTGCGTATATTTGACGTACGATCATCATTGAAAATGCTCAT AAGACAATCCAAACAAATGCGCGATCTTACTCTCGGACATCTAATGGGTGTCTTTGGCGGACAATTGGCCACAGACCCAAGAGATCTTATCTTTAGTCTG TCCATCGACTACTCTCTAGATGTTCAGGCTGTGTTTAAGAATGCGGCCAAACATATTGTTGACAGCTACCCTAAACATCGAATTGACAACCAGCCGAGAAAGGATTATATCCTTTCCTTTGTTAAATTTGACCCATCTAAGGATACCTCTCTCCCAACCTGGATTCCGAACTGGACCTGTAATAGAGGCGCTTCAAATGTTCTCTTTGCTGAAGACGATCCCCAGATCGATGTTTTAATCGAGTATGATGCAAAAGTTGAAGGCGACTACCTCGTTCTGTCTGGTCACATTGTCGACACAGTAACAATGTCTATAGAtattggacaagatgaagactttTACAATGAGGTTGATTTATACAATATTGTAGTGGAGCAAAATCTTGGAACAAGATACGGTTCCCAAGAAGCTCGATTTGAAGCGTTTTGGCGAGCCATTGTCGCAGACAACCCCATTGGTATGAGGGTCATCAATGGTGACGACTTTGCTTCTTTAAAACTTGAATCTCTGCGCTCGTGGATAACTCTCTGCTCGGAGAATTACCAAAAGCTTCAACAGATTTGGCCTCATCGACTCAAGTTTCGGCGGACACTGGGACCTATGATCGCTGATATGAAAGCAAAAAATAAGCAAACTGAAAAACCATATTCACTTCCTCCGGGATTATTGGATTACGTACCTATGGAAACCATCGAGGAACTGCTCAATCAAGAGAATGATCCTGTATGGAGCTCCACTGAAGCTGGGGCGCCCAAACAGTTTATTATCACAGAGCATGGATTCTTCGGAACTGGGCTCCCTGGCGTCGAGGTTGGCGATGTAGTTGCTATTCTCGCTGGCTCTGGAAATCCGTGGTATTTACGAAAGCAAGGCAATCACTTCATTGTTATTGGGAAAGGCTGGATACACGGTCTTATGTATAGAGATGATGAGTACCATAGGCGAGATTGGAGCGATAAGATCGTGACCATTCTACTTAGGTGA
- a CDS encoding NMDA receptor-regulated protein 1 domain-containing protein: MPQPLAPKEAAQFRTIIRSFEDKQYKRGLKTAELILKKHPKHGDTMAMKALILNSQGKSDEAFPLAKEALTVDMKSHICWHVYGLLYRSVKNFEEAIKAYKFALKLDPSSAQIQRDLAILQVHVRDYQGYIQSRTAMLQARPQLRSSWTALAIAHHLAGSLTEAEKVLTTYEETLKSPPSRFDVEHSEAVMYKNSIIAEQGDYQRALDHLETGARHNLDRLAVLECRADYLLKLGRKEDAVKAYRLLLDRNSEHTLYYEKLEEAMELSPDDVVARKAIYDEYAAKYPRCDIARRVPLDFLSGDEFRQVAESYLTLVLNKGIPSLFANLKHLYSDSFKKDTLRELVEKYLTSQDVDSESKDKGEAAALYYLAQHYNYHMSRDLAKAREYVDRAIEKDPKSVDFHMTKARILKHEGNIKEAAEMMNQARRLDLKDRYINSKCAKYQLRNNENEKALKTVGLFTRAETVGGPLADLLEMQCIWFLTEDGEAYARQGNTGLALKRFHALNNIFEVWQDDQFDFHSFSLRKGQIRAYIDMVRWEDHFRDHPVYTRVALDAINLYLKMAEKPSANGTNGTDEEDALEKKKAAKKARKEQQRLEREEAERQAKQNPNKGDKAEDAKKKDEDPLGLTLAATKDPLGEAMKFLGPMLQVSPKSIEAQIAGFEVYMRRQKYVLALQCLNRALGIDAENPRVHEQVVAFRKLLDNAPSDLPPKVLETLKAEFKPVDETADLSKYNEAFQAKHQASPLHVLSAIKARLLLGVDVAKCEKEISSLIEHASATFTDAVAALETLKSWRSKETDAFRTAALAKWPNVSRLSE; encoded by the exons ATGCCCCAACCACTGGCGCCGAAAGAAGCGGCGCAGTTCCGAACCATCATCCGCAGCTTCGAGGACAAGCAGTACAAGCGAGGCTTGAAGACGGCCGAGCTGATCCTCAAGAAGCACCCCAAACATGGAGACACGATGGCTATGAAGGCGTTGATCCTCAACAGCCAGGGAAAGTCAGACGAGGCGTTCCCTCTGGCAAAGGAGGCCCTGACGGTCGACATGAAGTCCCACATCTGCTGGCACGTCTACGGTCTCCTGTATCGATCGGTCAAGAACTTTGAGGAGGCTATCAAGGCATACAAGTTTGCTCTCAAGCTCGATCCCAGCTCTGCCCAGATCCAGCGAGACCTTGCCATTCTCCAGGTGCACGTTCGTGACTACCAGGGATACATCCAGAGCCGGACAGCTATGCTTCAGGCGAGGCCACAGCTGCGCTCCAGCTGGACGGCATTGGCTATTGCGCACCATCTGGCTGGAAGCCTTACGGAGGCAGAAAAGGTTCTCACCACATATGAAGAGACGCTGAAATCGCCCCCCTCTCGATTTGACGTTGAGCATTCCGAGGCAGTCATGTACAAGAACTCCATCATTGCCGAGCAGGGCGATTACCAACGAGCCCTGGACCACCTGGAGACTGGTGCCAGGCACAACCTGGATCGACTGGCGGTGCTGGAATGCCGTGCCGACTACCTCCTCAAGCTGGGGCGCAAGGAGGATGCTGTCAAGGCTTACCGACTCCTCCTCGACCGTAACTCGGAGCACACTCTTTACTAtgagaagctggaagagGCTATGGAGCTGTCTCCTGACGATGTGGTCGCACGAAAGGCTATTTACGATGAGTACGCTGCGAAGTACCCTCGTTGCGACATTGCTCGACGAGTCCCACTCGACTTCCTCAGCG GTGATGAGTTTCGACAGGTTGCCGAATCATATCTGACTCTTGTGCTGAACAAGGGCATCCCCTCTCTTTTTGCCAACCTGAAGCACCTTTACTCCGATTCCTTCAAGAAGGATACTTTGAGAGAGCTTGTTGAGAAGTACCTTACATCCCAAGATGTCGACTCTGAGAGCAAAGACAAGGGAGAGGCTGCTGCACTTTACTACCTGGCTCAGCACTACAACTACCACATGAGTCGGGATTTGGCAAAGGCTCGCGAGTATGTTGATCGTGCCATTGAAAAGGATCCCAAGAGTGTCGATTTCCACATGACCAAGGCTAGGATATTGAAGCATGAGGGCAACATCAAGGAGGCGGCCGAGATGATGAACCAGGCGCGAAGACTCGACTTGAAGGATCGATACATTAACAGCAAGTGTGCCAAGTATCAGCTTCGAAATAACGAGAACGAGAAAGCTCTCAAGACCGTTGGCCTATTCACACGAGCAGAGACCGTCGGTGGCCCCCTTGCAGACCTTTTGGAAATGCAGTGCATCTGGTTCTTGAcggaggatggagaggcctATGCTAGACAAGGAAACACTGGCCTTGCTTTGAAGCGATTCCACGCTTTGAACAACATCTTTGAGGTTTGGCAGGATGATCAGTTTGACTTCCACAGCTTTTCACTAAGAAAAGGCCAAATCCGAGCTTATATCGACATGGTTCGTTGGGAGGACCATTTCCGGGACCACCCGGTCTACACTCGAGTGGCTCTTGATGCTATTAACCTTTACCTCAAAATGGCAGAGAAGCCCTCAGCCAACGGAACCAACGGgacagatgaagaggatgctctcgagaagaagaaggcggccaagaaggccagaaaggagcagcagcgcctcgagagagaagaggcggaGAGACAGGCCAAGCAAAATCCCAACAAGGGCGACAAAGCAGAagatgcgaagaagaaggacgaagACCCTCTTGGCTTAACCTTGGCGGCGACGAAAGACCCCCTCGGCGAGGCAATGAAGTTCCTAGGACCCATGCTGCAAGTGAGCCCGAAGAGCATTGAAGCTCAGATTGCTGGATTTGAGGTTTACATGCGCAGAC AAAAATATGTCCTTGCGCTGCAGTGCCTCAACCGAGCTCTGGGAATTGATGCCGAGAACCCGAGGGTACACGAGCAAGTCGTTGCCTTCCGAAAGCTGCTGGACAACGCGCCGTCAGACCTCCCTCCCAAGGTTCTCGAAACTCTCAAGGCCGAATTCAAGCCTGTGGACGAGACTGCGGATCTGAGCAAATACAACGAAGCCTTCCAGGCAAAGCACCAGGCTAGCCCCCTTCATGTGCTCtctgccatcaaggccaggctgctgctgggtgTCGATGTGGCAAAGTGCGAGAAGGAGATTTCTAGCCTCATTGAGCACGCGAGTGCGACATTCACAGATGCCGTAGCTGCGCTGGAGACACTtaagagctggagaagcaaagaaacGGACGCGTTCAGAACAGCAGCTCTTGCCAAATGGCCCAACGTTTCAAGACTATCCGAGTAG